From Gammaproteobacteria bacterium:
CCGACAAGCGTCAGAGAGTTCGTGGAGGGTACCCATTTGCTTGGCAATCGCACCGTGAATCAGTGGCAGCAGGATGCCTTCGGACAGGTTGACGCGTGGCCGAGAGGACTTGGCGTGAGGCAGATATGACCCGAAGGGCGAAGGCGAAGATCCGCGCCATGGACATGCCGATACTCGACAAAGTTTTCGGCATGGAAGACGGCTACGTGCTTGACTTCTCGAATCGAACCTTCGCCGAGTTCTTTCGGGAAGAACTGCGAGTTGATATCGACCATCCCCGTTGGGCAGTTCAGGGCGGAAGCAAGGCAAAACGCCTACGCCATTACTTGCGACAGGCGCCCCCCCGAACGGTCGTCGATACTCTGAGTGCGCTCTGGGAATACCGTGAAACCAGCAGCGTGACTCGCGATTACCCGGAACTAGACGAGAGGGTACGGACCGCGTTCTACCGCATCATTGAACGGCTCGGTGGCACACCCCCAGCATCGAAAACGGCTTCCGCGGCTCCCGCTCAATCGCAGATTGATGCGGCGACCGCCTCGTTGCTCGCCGAGCGCTTGCTGAACGTGTCCAAGTTGGAGCCACAGCAGCGCGGGTTTGCATTCGAGAGGTTTCTAAAGGGTATGTTCGACGCGTATGGGTTATCTGCGCGGGCTTCTTTTCGCTTGGTGGGCGAGCAAATCGACGGCAGCTTCGTCTCCGGAGGCGACACCTATTTGCTAGAGGCAAGATGGAGAAATGAACTGGTCGACGCCGCGACGCTCCGTGCCTTCAACGCCAAGGTAGAGGACAAGGCGAGCTGGTCCCGCGGCCTGTTGTTGAGCTATAGCGGGTTCTCCGCTGATGGGCTAACTGCCTTCGGGCGTGGCAACAGCGTCATCTGTATGGATGGGCTCGATCTCCATGATGTCCTGTCAGGTCGGCTCGACCTCGCGGTCGTTCTCGCCGAGAAAGCACGGCGGGCCGCCGAAACAGGTCAGCCCTTCGTACGGGTGGACGATCTCAGACCTTTCTCCAGTCCCTGAACCAAACCCGTGCACGGTCGAACACGCCCTTTCCCAGGCAGTTCTCCGAGCCGGCGTCACGGTCACGTACCCGCGCCATCACTCGTCCCCCACCGAGAGCTGGATCTTCACCAGCACCATCAACGAACGCAACGAACGGGTGTACTTGTGCTACGCACGCACGCGGGCAAACAACTCCGCTCCGCTGTCGCAATCGATGATCGCAGCGACGACTTCGTCGATCCGATCTGCTTCGGCCATGTCTTCCAAGATTCGCGCCAGCCGCTCGGCCGTCTCCGCCCCGAACTTCCTGGCCGCGAGACGCCGCACCAGGTGCGCCCGCTCCCTGATGCGGCCCTGCTCAAGGCCCTGCTCCAAGCCCTGCCGCACCCCGTCGCGGTGGACCCGGTCCCTCAACTCTTTCGCTCTCTCGTACATCTTTTCGTCCTCCGTCAACGACATCATCCCCGCCAGGTCCGCTTTGGAAATCTGCCACGCCTCCGCAGCCCCCGCTACCCACGAGTCCAGCGCTTGGTGTAACTCGGCGAACTCCGGCCCTCGAAACCGGCGCTTCAAGCCCTGCATGACCCGCCCGAGGTTCTCCGGCGTGGGTTCGCGCTCCATTATCCCGAGCGAGGTCACCAGGTCCCGCGACTCGGGGTCCTTCTCGCCGATCCGCTGCAAGTCCAGCACGAGATACCTGAAGCTCGGCAGATACTGCGCCAGCGGCTTCTTCACCGGGGCGATGAGTTCGGCGATGTCCGCGGGGGCCCGCCAGCGCGACCGGCCGTTGTAGACGGCGACCGGCAGCAGGGGCGGCAGCTTGTTGCCCGGCTTGACCTCTCCCCGACGGATCAACTCCTCGTAGGTGAGGCAGGTGTACGTGAGGATGCGGAGCGCCATGAAGCGGTCGTTCTCCGACTGAAACTCCAGGAGGATCAGCAGGTACAGGCAGTCGCCCCGAAAGCGCACCTTCCAGAGCAAATCCGATCGGCGTTGGACCAGGCCGCCGCTGATGCGATCGGTCGGGAGCGGTTCCAGTGAATCGAAGTCGAGTTCGTCGGCCAGCCGCTTGCCCGCGAAGTTGCGGATGAGTTCCTCGACCGCCGCTCTTTGGGAGAAGATGAGTTTGTAGGTCTCGTCGTGCTTTCGAGCCAATCC
This genomic window contains:
- a CDS encoding restriction endonuclease, with the translated sequence MTRRAKAKIRAMDMPILDKVFGMEDGYVLDFSNRTFAEFFREELRVDIDHPRWAVQGGSKAKRLRHYLRQAPPRTVVDTLSALWEYRETSSVTRDYPELDERVRTAFYRIIERLGGTPPASKTASAAPAQSQIDAATASLLAERLLNVSKLEPQQRGFAFERFLKGMFDAYGLSARASFRLVGEQIDGSFVSGGDTYLLEARWRNELVDAATLRAFNAKVEDKASWSRGLLLSYSGFSADGLTAFGRGNSVICMDGLDLHDVLSGRLDLAVVLAEKARRAAETGQPFVRVDDLRPFSSP
- a CDS encoding Rpn family recombination-promoting nuclease/putative transposase, whose protein sequence is MARKHDETYKLIFSQRAAVEELIRNFAGKRLADELDFDSLEPLPTDRISGGLVQRRSDLLWKVRFRGDCLYLLILLEFQSENDRFMALRILTYTCLTYEELIRRGEVKPGNKLPPLLPVAVYNGRSRWRAPADIAELIAPVKKPLAQYLPSFRYLVLDLQRIGEKDPESRDLVTSLGIMEREPTPENLGRVMQGLKRRFRGPEFAELHQALDSWVAGAAEAWQISKADLAGMMSLTEDEKMYERAKELRDRVHRDGVRQGLEQGLEQGRIRERAHLVRRLAARKFGAETAERLARILEDMAEADRIDEVVAAIIDCDSGAELFARVRA